The region GCACCGGGAAGTCCCCGCCCCGGACCTCCATCGTCCCGGTGGCCTCCTCCAGCCACGTTCGGGCCTTCTCGACGCCGCTTCGGGAGAGCATCTCCGGCGGGCCGGCGACGACCACCAGCGCGCGCTCGGCGCTGGTAATCTCACAGGGGAGCGTGAGGCGCCCGAGCGTGGCCTGACGCACCAAAGCGAGGATGCGCGGGGTGGCGTCGCTGACGTCGGCGCGGCCCTTGCCGCCGAAGAGCCCGCGTTTGCGCTCGATTGGCGAACTGGCGTAGCCGAAGGTCGAGACGCCGCCACAGCCCAGCGTGTTGATTATCTCGCTGGCGTCGACCACCTGCTCGGGGACCGCCGTGCCGTCGGTCTCGCCGGCGGCGAAGAGGACGCCAAAGCGGCGGGCCAGTTCCTCGTTCGCTTTCGCGAACCCGCTGGCGAGGCTGTCGGCGCCACTCGCCATCGTGTCGTTGTCGTAGACCACGAGGTTGTCGACTTCGCGGACGAACGTCTGGAACGAGCGGGCGGCGTTGAGCGTGTAGATGCCGCCCTCGTCCTTGCCGGGCAGCAGCCCAAGCCCGTAGACGGGCTCTTCGTAGCGACGGCGCAGTTCCTTCGCGAGATACGGCGCGACGCCCGACCCCGTGCCGCCGCCCAGCCCGGCGACGAGCATGAACGCGTCTATCTCGTGGGTGGGCATCCCCGCGACTGCGTCCATGACCACGTCGCTGTCGTCGGCGGCGATCTCGGCCCCGAGTTCGTTGTCGGCGCCGACGCCGTGGCCCTTGACGCGGT is a window of Halomicroarcula saliterrae DNA encoding:
- a CDS encoding tubulin/FtsZ family protein, translating into MRLALLGVGQAGGKVTDAFLEYADRTDSDIVVDALAVNTAKADLLGLERVPVSKRLLIGTDRVKGHGVGADNELGAEIAADDSDVVMDAVAGMPTHEIDAFMLVAGLGGGTGSGVAPYLAKELRRRYEEPVYGLGLLPGKDEGGIYTLNAARSFQTFVREVDNLVVYDNDTMASGADSLASGFAKANEELARRFGVLFAAGETDGTAVPEQVVDASEIINTLGCGGVSTFGYASSPIERKRGLFGGKGRADVSDATPRILALVRQATLGRLTLPCEITSAERALVVVAGPPEMLSRSGVEKARTWLEEATGTMEVRGGDFPVPDADEVAAAVLLSGVSDIPRVKELQAVAIETQQSMRELSETADDRLSDLLWSGDGDLKPLF